In Gemmobacter sp. 24YEA27, a genomic segment contains:
- a CDS encoding FAD-binding protein codes for MAVLLIADVNEGQLATDSVAKTLTAVKSLGEVHLLVAGPAEAAAAAAKLDGVSKVLNASDNNGLAEPMADLVVSLAGAYSHITGAATAYNKNVLPRVAALLDVMVISDVTAVIDSETFERPIYAGNAIQTVKSSDAKKVFSVRTAAFAAAGEGGSAPVEAAAEAAATGLSSFVENRVAASDRPELTSAKIVVSGGRGVGSKESFAVIEKLADKLNAAVGASRAAVDSGYAPNDWQVGQTGKVVAPDLYVAVGISGAIQHLAGMKDSKVIVAINKDEEAPIFQVADYGLVGDLFTILPELTEKL; via the coding sequence ATGGCTGTTCTCCTGATTGCCGATGTGAACGAAGGCCAGCTTGCCACCGATTCGGTTGCCAAAACGTTGACGGCTGTGAAATCCCTTGGCGAAGTGCATCTTCTGGTCGCAGGCCCGGCAGAGGCTGCGGCGGCCGCGGCAAAGCTCGATGGCGTGAGCAAAGTTCTGAATGCCAGCGATAACAATGGCCTGGCTGAACCGATGGCCGATCTCGTGGTCAGCCTCGCAGGCGCGTACAGCCATATCACCGGTGCCGCGACCGCCTATAACAAGAACGTTCTGCCGCGCGTTGCGGCGTTGCTCGACGTGATGGTGATCTCGGATGTGACCGCCGTTATCGATTCTGAAACCTTTGAGCGGCCAATCTATGCCGGCAACGCGATTCAGACGGTGAAATCTTCGGACGCGAAGAAGGTCTTTTCGGTGCGCACGGCGGCTTTTGCGGCAGCAGGCGAAGGTGGTTCGGCTCCGGTCGAGGCCGCAGCAGAGGCTGCGGCAACCGGCCTGTCGAGCTTTGTCGAAAACCGGGTGGCGGCGTCGGATCGTCCCGAACTGACCTCGGCGAAGATCGTCGTGTCGGGCGGGCGTGGTGTGGGCTCGAAAGAAAGCTTCGCGGTGATCGAGAAGCTCGCGGACAAGCTGAACGCAGCCGTCGGCGCAAGCCGCGCAGCGGTCGACAGCGGCTACGCGCCGAATGACTGGCAGGTCGGCCAGACCGGCAAGGTTGTGGCGCCTGATCTTTATGTCGCGGTCGGCATCTCGGGTGCAATCCAGCATCTCGCCGGCATGAAGGACTCGAAGGTCATCGTCGCGATCAACAAGGACGAAGAAGCCCCGATCTTCCAGGTCGCCGATTATGGCCTGGTGGGAGACCTCTTCACCATCCTCCCCGAGCTCACAGAAAAACTCTGA
- a CDS encoding 3-hydroxybutyryl-CoA dehydrogenase: MDIRSVGIVGAGQMGNGIAHVFALAGYDVLLNDVNEDSLQKAVAIIDRNLERQVSRGKVSAEDKQAAMGRIRTTMTLADLGPSDLVIEAATERETVKQAIFDALLPHLKPETILTSNTSSISITRLASRTDRPEKFMGFHFMNPVPVMQLVELIRGIATDQATYSALHAVVEKLGKTAASAEDFPAFIVNRILIPMINEAVYTLYEGVGNVRSIDEALKLGANHPMGPLELADFIGLDTCLAIMNVLYDGLADTKYRPCPLLTKYVEAGWLGRKSQRGFYDYRGEVPVPTR, encoded by the coding sequence ATGGATATCCGTTCGGTCGGCATCGTAGGCGCGGGGCAGATGGGCAACGGCATCGCGCATGTTTTCGCGCTCGCCGGATATGACGTGCTGCTGAACGACGTGAATGAAGACTCGCTGCAAAAGGCCGTCGCCATCATCGACCGTAATCTGGAACGCCAGGTGTCACGCGGCAAAGTCTCGGCCGAGGACAAGCAGGCGGCGATGGGCCGGATCAGGACCACCATGACGCTCGCCGATCTGGGCCCCTCGGATCTGGTCATCGAGGCCGCGACCGAACGTGAAACGGTGAAGCAGGCCATTTTCGACGCGCTGCTGCCCCATCTGAAACCCGAGACGATCCTGACCTCGAACACCTCTTCGATCTCGATCACGCGGCTCGCCTCTCGCACTGACCGGCCCGAGAAATTCATGGGGTTCCACTTCATGAACCCGGTCCCCGTGATGCAGCTGGTCGAGCTGATCCGGGGTATCGCCACCGATCAGGCGACCTATAGCGCGCTGCATGCAGTCGTGGAAAAGCTCGGAAAGACAGCGGCTTCGGCTGAAGACTTCCCCGCCTTCATCGTGAACCGCATCCTGATTCCGATGATCAATGAGGCGGTCTATACGCTTTATGAAGGCGTCGGAAATGTGCGCTCCATCGACGAGGCGCTCAAGCTTGGCGCCAATCACCCGATGGGCCCGCTGGAGCTTGCGGATTTCATCGGGCTCGACACCTGCCTTGCGATCATGAACGTGCTTTATGACGGCCTGGCCGATACCAAATACCGGCCCTGCCCGCTTTTGACGAAATATGTCGAGGCCGGCTGGCTGGGCCGCAAATCGCAGCGCGGCTTTTACGATTACCGCGGCGAGGTGCCGGTTCCGACCCGCTGA
- a CDS encoding mannitol dehydrogenase family protein: MRGSETEPDLSVQMPGYDRKSLTPGIVHIGLGNFHRAHMAVYLDDLFGLGLGHDWAIIGAGVRPADAAMREALLAQDCLSTVIELDPTGRSCRRIGAMVDFLPVEPGNASLIAAMSRPEIRIVSLTVTEGGYFIDPASGAFDPTAPAIAADAARPDAPGTAFGAIVAALKSRRAAGIAPFTVMSCDNLPGNGDVTRNAVLGLARLSDPDLSAWIEATVAFPNAMVDRITPATGPRERAMAAAFGLDDPVPVTCEPFRQWVVEDHFPAGRPALERVGVTFSREVHAYEMMKIRILNGGHAIIAYPAGLMDIEFVHEAMADPLIAGFLDRGETEEVVPYVPPVPDTVIANYYEVIRQRFSNPEVADTTRRLCLDGSNRQPKFIIPSLRDALAAGGSVEGLALVSALWCRYCAGVTDGGAVIAANDPDWDRLTVLAQQARAQPDLWLAQKTIYGETGEDPRFRAAFAHHLTRLWAEGTRVVLGAYLAR, translated from the coding sequence ATGCGGGGGTCGGAGACGGAGCCTGATCTGTCGGTGCAAATGCCCGGCTATGACCGCAAATCCCTGACACCGGGCATCGTCCATATCGGGCTGGGGAATTTTCACCGTGCCCATATGGCGGTCTATCTCGATGACCTGTTCGGCCTTGGCCTCGGGCATGACTGGGCCATCATCGGCGCCGGTGTGCGCCCGGCGGATGCGGCGATGCGCGAGGCCCTGCTGGCCCAGGATTGCCTTTCGACCGTGATCGAGCTGGACCCGACGGGGCGCAGCTGTCGCCGCATCGGCGCGATGGTGGATTTCCTGCCGGTTGAGCCTGGCAATGCCAGCCTGATCGCGGCGATGTCGCGGCCAGAGATCCGCATCGTTTCGCTCACCGTGACCGAGGGCGGCTATTTCATCGACCCGGCCTCGGGCGCGTTTGACCCGACCGCCCCGGCAATTGCCGCCGATGCGGCGCGCCCTGATGCGCCGGGCACTGCGTTTGGCGCAATAGTGGCCGCGCTGAAGTCACGCCGCGCCGCTGGTATCGCGCCATTTACCGTGATGTCCTGCGACAACCTGCCCGGAAATGGCGATGTCACCCGCAACGCGGTCCTGGGCCTGGCCCGCCTGTCGGACCCGGATCTGAGCGCCTGGATCGAGGCGACGGTCGCCTTCCCGAATGCGATGGTTGATCGCATCACGCCCGCGACCGGCCCGCGCGAACGCGCAATGGCGGCGGCTTTTGGTCTTGATGATCCGGTGCCGGTGACCTGCGAGCCCTTCCGTCAATGGGTGGTCGAGGATCACTTCCCCGCCGGGCGCCCGGCCCTGGAACGGGTCGGCGTGACCTTCAGCCGCGAGGTCCATGCCTATGAGATGATGAAAATCCGCATTCTCAACGGCGGGCATGCGATCATCGCCTATCCGGCCGGGCTGATGGATATCGAATTCGTCCATGAGGCGATGGCCGATCCGCTGATCGCGGGCTTCCTTGACCGGGGCGAGACGGAAGAGGTGGTGCCCTATGTGCCGCCGGTCCCGGATACGGTGATCGCCAATTACTACGAGGTGATCCGGCAGCGGTTTTCCAATCCCGAGGTGGCCGATACCACGCGGCGGCTCTGCCTTGACGGGTCGAACCGGCAGCCGAAATTCATCATCCCCTCGCTGCGCGACGCGCTGGCGGCGGGCGGGTCGGTGGAGGGGCTGGCGCTGGTCTCGGCGCTCTGGTGTCGCTATTGCGCCGGGGTGACTGACGGCGGCGCCGTGATTGCGGCGAATGATCCGGACTGGGATCGGCTGACGGTGCTGGCGCAGCAGGCGCGGGCACAGCCCGACCTGTGGCTGGCACAAAAAACGATCTATGGTGAAACCGGCGAGGACCCGCGATTTCGCGCGGCCTTCGCGCATCATCTGACGCGCCTCTGGGCCGAGGGAACGCGGGTGGTTCTGGGCGCGTATCTGGCGCGCTAA
- a CDS encoding ABC transporter ATP-binding protein: MGQITLSAVTKSFGEVNVIPPLDLTINDGEFVVFVGPSGCGKSTLLRLIAGLEDISSGQVVIDGKDATDTAPGSRGLAMVFQSYALYPHMTVRKNIAFPLKMAGLSPDQQKAKVEQAAKVLNLTNYLDRRPGQLSGGQRQRVAIGRAIVREPAAFLFDEPLSNLDAALRVTMRQEISELHQSLKTTMIYVTHDQVEAMTMADKIVVLNAGRIEQVGSPLELYRQPKNLFVAGFIGSPKMNFITGAEAAREGCTTLGVRPEHIAVAPGGRWTGVVGLAEHLGSDTFLKVQTAEAGELTVRVSGEMALHHGDRVSLSPQEGKLYRFDHEGRAL, translated from the coding sequence ATGGGACAGATTACCCTTTCCGCGGTCACGAAAAGCTTTGGCGAAGTGAATGTCATTCCGCCGCTTGACCTGACCATCAATGACGGTGAATTCGTTGTTTTCGTGGGGCCTTCGGGCTGCGGTAAATCGACCTTGCTCAGGCTGATCGCGGGGCTTGAGGATATTTCCTCGGGCCAGGTCGTGATCGATGGCAAGGACGCGACCGATACCGCGCCGGGAAGTCGGGGGCTGGCGATGGTGTTCCAGTCCTATGCGCTTTACCCGCATATGACGGTCCGCAAAAACATCGCCTTCCCGCTGAAAATGGCCGGGCTCAGCCCCGATCAGCAGAAGGCAAAGGTCGAGCAGGCGGCGAAAGTGCTGAACCTGACGAATTACCTCGACCGCCGTCCGGGCCAGCTGTCGGGCGGCCAGCGCCAGCGCGTCGCAATTGGCCGGGCCATCGTGCGTGAACCGGCGGCGTTCTTGTTCGACGAGCCGCTGTCCAACCTGGATGCGGCCTTGCGCGTGACCATGCGGCAAGAGATTTCCGAGCTGCACCAGTCACTTAAGACCACGATGATCTATGTGACCCATGATCAGGTCGAGGCGATGACCATGGCCGATAAGATCGTGGTGCTGAATGCGGGGCGGATCGAACAGGTCGGCTCGCCGCTGGAGCTTTATCGCCAGCCGAAGAACCTTTTTGTCGCGGGCTTCATCGGCAGCCCGAAGATGAATTTCATCACCGGGGCCGAAGCCGCGCGTGAGGGCTGCACCACATTGGGGGTGCGGCCGGAACATATCGCGGTGGCGCCGGGCGGGCGGTGGACTGGCGTGGTGGGCCTTGCCGAACATCTCGGCTCTGACACCTTTCTCAAGGTTCAGACCGCCGAGGCGGGCGAGCTGACCGTCCGCGTCTCGGGCGAGATGGCGCTGCATCACGGCGACCGCGTCAGCCTCAGCCCGCAAGAGGGCAAGCTTTATCGCTTCGACCATGAGGGAAGGGCACTTTGA